In Apodemus sylvaticus chromosome 8, mApoSyl1.1, whole genome shotgun sequence, one genomic interval encodes:
- the Oxgr1 gene encoding 2-oxoglutarate receptor 1, which translates to MIEPLDSPVNDSDFLDYIAVLGNCTDEQISFKMQYLPFIYSIIFLVGFPGNTVAISIYVFKMRPWKSSTIIMLNLALTDLLYLTSLPFLIHYYASGENWIFGDFMCKFVRFGFHFNLYSSILFLTCFSLFRYVVIIHPMSCFSIQKTRWAVVACAGVWVISLVAVMPMTLLITSTTRTNRSACLDLTSSDDLTTIKWYNLILTATTFCLPLVIVTLCYTTIISTLAHGPRTHSCFKRKARRLTILLLLVFYICFLPFHILRVVRIESRLLSISCSIESHIHEAYIVSRPLAALNTFGNLLLYVLVSNNFQQAFCSVVRCKDSRDLEQAKKDSCSNNP; encoded by the coding sequence ATGATTGAGCCACTGGACAGCCCAGTCAACGATTCGGATTTCCTGGATTACATAGCTGTTTTGGGAAACTGCACAGATGAGCAAATCTCATTCAAGATGCAGTACCTTCCCTTCATCTACAGCATCATCTTTCTCGTGGGATTCCCGGGGAACACAGTGGCGATTTCCATCTACGTTTTCAAGATGCGACCGTGGAAGAGCAGTACCATCATCATGTTGAACTTGGCCTTGACGGACTTGCTGTATCTGACCAGCCTTCCTTTCCTCATTCATTATTATGCAAGTGGGGAAAACTGGATCTTTGGAGATTTTATGTGCAAGTTCGTTCGATTTGGCTTCCATTTCAACCTCTACAGCAGCATCCTCTTCCTCACCTGCTTTAGTCTCTTCCGTTACGTTGTGATCATTCACCCGATGAGCTGCTTCTCTATTCAGAAAACTCGGTGGGCAGTGGTAGCTTGTGCTGGAGTGTGGGTCATTTCTTTGGTAGCTGTCATGCCCATGACTCTCCTGATCACATCAACCACCCGGACCAATAGGTCTGCTTGCCTTGACCTCACCAGTTCAGATGACCTCACTACCATCAAATGGTACAATCTCATTTTGACAGCCACCACTTTCTGCCTGCCATTGGTAATAGTGACACTTTGCTACACGACAATCATCAGCACCCTGGCTCACGGGCCTCGGACCCACAGCTGCTTTAAGCGGAAGGCCCGGAGGCTGACTATTCTGCTCCTCCTTGTGTTCTATATATGTTTCTTACCTTTCCACATCTTGAGGGTCGTTCGGATCGAATCTCGACTGCTTTCCATCAGCTGCTCCATTGAGAGTCACATCCACGAAGCTTACATTGTGTCTCGACCATTAGCTGCCCTCAACACCTTTGGCAACCTGCTGTTATATGTCCTGGTCAGCAATAACTTCCAGCAGGCATTCTGCTCTGTAGTGAGGTGCAAAGACAGTAGGGACCTTGAACAAGCGAAGAAAGACAGTTGTTCAAATAACCCTTGA